The window CCTATTTTATACGGTATAACTGATAAATTTTATGATTATTTTAAAATTAAAAGTTTAGCCGAATTACCTCCTTTTCCTGAATTTAATAATTACTCAAGTGAAGGTACTTTAAATGAAGAAGAATTCGATTTATTTAATAGTCAAAGACAAATTGAAGAAAATTCTAAATTAGAGCAATTAATAGAAGAAATGGAAGAAAATGAAACAATTTAAAGCAACAAAAAATGATCAAGGTCGTAGTTTATTTAAATTCATAATAAAAAGAGCTGATAATGTTCCTATTTCAAAAATTGAAAAAGTTTTTCGTAAAAAAGATATTAAAGTTAACAACATAAGAACAAATGACAAACAATACAAAATCCAAGAAAATGATGTTGTTACTATTTATGGAATTGAAGATACAACAAAAGATAATGAAAATATATTTAATAAAGCTAATATAACCTTTAAAAAAGTATATGAAGATGATGATATTTTAATTGTTGATAAAAAAGCTGGAATAGCAATGTCAAATGAGTTAAATTGTTTAAATGATCAAGTTTTAACATATTTAAAATTTCAAAAAACAGATAGTTTTATACCTGATTCCATCGGTCGATTAGATAAAGTTACAAGTGGGCTTGTAATTTATGCCAAAAATTATGCAACATTAGTAGAATTTAAACAAAAACAAGAAAATTTCATTAAAATATATCAATTTTTAAGTGATATTAATCAAAATAAAGTAGTAACAGTAAAACTAATTAAAGATGTTGAAAAACAAAAAATGAAAGTTTCAAATGATAAACAAGGCACAAAAGCTATTACAAGATTTTTTGTTGAAAATAATAAAAAATATGCAGAAATTAAAACTGGTAAAAAGCATCAAATTCGAGCAACTCTTGAATATTTAGGATTTCCTATTTTAGGTGATACAAAATATGGAGCAAAAAAGTCACACCGTGTGTTTTTACATTCATATAGTATAACAATTAGAAACTTAGATAAAAAATGAGATCATTTAAATGATCAACAATTTATAAGTTATCCAAAATG is drawn from Mycoplasma miroungirhinis and contains these coding sequences:
- a CDS encoding pseudouridine synthase family protein, which gives rise to MKQFKATKNDQGRSLFKFIIKRADNVPISKIEKVFRKKDIKVNNIRTNDKQYKIQENDVVTIYGIEDTTKDNENIFNKANITFKKVYEDDDILIVDKKAGIAMSNELNCLNDQVLTYLKFQKTDSFIPDSIGRLDKVTSGLVIYAKNYATLVEFKQKQENFIKIYQFLSDINQNKVVTVKLIKDVEKQKMKVSNDKQGTKAITRFFVENNKKYAEIKTGKKHQIRATLEYLGFPILGDTKYGAKKSHRVFLHSYSITIRNLDKKWDHLNDQQFISYPKW